A genomic window from Cryobacterium sp. SO2 includes:
- a CDS encoding SHOCT domain-containing protein → MSFWSSFWDFIGFFFWTFVFVSYLFALFAVIIDIFRDRTLNGWLKAVWLLFLVFVPIVTVLVYVIARGRSMAERQANAGMQEKRSTDEYIRTVAGSNPAQDIAQAKQLLDSGAISQGEYAVLKDRALGNTQARSDVV, encoded by the coding sequence ATGAGTTTCTGGTCCAGTTTCTGGGATTTCATCGGATTCTTCTTTTGGACATTCGTCTTCGTGTCCTACCTGTTCGCACTCTTCGCTGTAATCATCGACATCTTCCGGGATCGCACACTGAACGGCTGGCTGAAGGCCGTGTGGTTGCTCTTCCTGGTCTTCGTGCCGATCGTGACGGTCCTCGTCTACGTGATCGCGCGTGGTCGCAGTATGGCCGAGCGCCAGGCGAACGCCGGTATGCAGGAGAAGCGGAGCACCGATGAGTACATCCGCACTGTCGCCGGTAGCAATCCGGCGCAGGACATCGCCCAGGCCAAGCAACTCCTGGACTCCGGCGCGATCTCGCAGGGTGAATACGCGGTCCTGAAGGATCGCGCTCTGGGCAACACCCAGGCCCGCTCCGACGTCGTCTAG